The following are encoded together in the Thermosipho japonicus genome:
- the fusA gene encoding elongation factor G has protein sequence MGAVDKKRTISLIGHNGSGKSVLLSSMLFNAGVLDKIGNKDIDYDPIEGEKGSSISSHIASFNYEGTQYTVIDTPGFSDFVGEVINAIFVTENIVSVVNATAGVEIQTERTWALAEEMKKPIAVFINQMDKERANFEESLESLKERFEKNFVPIFYPIGAEDNFKGIVDIFSSKAFVYENGKAKEVEVPAELKDKIEELKSSMIEDIVSLDEELMERYFNDEEISAEELLKTLKKGYKTGEIVPVFCGSAEKNIAVDQFLKVMTILGVNPSEGNSYKAVLETGDEVEVAPVEDEPIVAYTFKAIVDQFVGKLSFLKIISGKLTSGDTLINVNKGTSEKIGHLYFPVLKNTNEVSEASCGDIIVIPKLKESSVGDTMTHKDRKLKIVPPEFPEPMISKSINPKSKSDIDKISNGLARLADSDPTFSWEFDPETSETVISGIGNIHLDVMVEKLKNIFGVDVEVGKPKIAYRETIMGKAIGEHKHKKQTGGHGQYGHVKIEIEPLERGKGFEFVDKIVGGVIPKNFIPSVEKGIREAMKKGSLAAYPVVDIRVTLFDGSYHEVDSSDISFQIAAIQAFRKAFEQAKPVLLEPVMEVSVFVPDENAGDVMGEISSRRGRPHGMEPAGKGITKITAEVPLAEMLDFSGRLSSITSGRGYFTMKFSKYDIVPPNVQEKIIQERKRELEQE, from the coding sequence GGAAATAAAGATATTGATTATGATCCAATCGAGGGTGAAAAAGGTTCAAGTATATCCTCACATATTGCCTCTTTTAATTATGAGGGTACTCAATATACGGTTATAGATACTCCAGGTTTTAGTGATTTTGTTGGAGAAGTAATTAATGCGATCTTTGTTACGGAAAATATTGTATCAGTTGTTAATGCTACAGCTGGTGTTGAAATTCAAACTGAGAGGACTTGGGCGCTTGCAGAAGAAATGAAAAAACCAATTGCTGTTTTTATAAATCAAATGGATAAAGAAAGAGCAAATTTTGAAGAATCACTTGAAAGTTTAAAAGAAAGATTTGAGAAAAATTTTGTTCCAATTTTTTATCCTATTGGGGCCGAAGATAATTTTAAAGGAATTGTTGATATTTTTTCTTCAAAAGCTTTTGTCTATGAAAATGGTAAAGCAAAAGAAGTTGAGGTTCCAGCAGAATTAAAAGACAAAATTGAAGAATTGAAATCTTCAATGATTGAAGATATAGTTTCTCTTGATGAAGAATTGATGGAAAGGTATTTTAATGATGAAGAAATATCAGCTGAAGAATTATTAAAAACTTTAAAAAAGGGATATAAAACTGGGGAGATAGTACCTGTATTTTGTGGTTCAGCTGAAAAAAATATTGCTGTAGATCAATTTCTTAAAGTAATGACTATTTTAGGAGTAAATCCATCTGAGGGTAATTCCTACAAAGCTGTTTTAGAAACTGGCGATGAAGTTGAAGTAGCTCCAGTTGAGGATGAACCAATTGTTGCTTATACTTTTAAAGCAATTGTTGATCAATTTGTTGGAAAATTGAGCTTTTTAAAAATAATCAGTGGAAAATTAACTTCTGGGGATACACTTATAAATGTGAATAAGGGAACAAGTGAAAAAATTGGACATTTATATTTCCCTGTTCTTAAGAATACCAACGAAGTTTCAGAGGCTTCATGTGGAGATATTATAGTTATTCCTAAATTGAAAGAAAGTTCAGTTGGAGATACAATGACCCATAAAGATAGAAAACTTAAGATAGTACCACCAGAATTCCCAGAACCAATGATTTCAAAGAGTATAAATCCAAAATCCAAATCTGATATTGATAAGATCAGTAACGGTCTTGCAAGACTTGCTGATTCTGATCCAACATTTAGTTGGGAATTTGATCCTGAAACTTCTGAAACAGTTATTTCTGGAATTGGAAATATTCATTTGGATGTAATGGTTGAAAAGCTTAAAAATATTTTTGGTGTTGATGTTGAAGTTGGTAAGCCAAAAATTGCTTATAGAGAAACAATAATGGGAAAGGCTATTGGAGAGCATAAACACAAAAAACAAACAGGTGGACATGGACAATATGGACATGTTAAGATAGAAATTGAGCCACTTGAAAGAGGAAAAGGATTTGAATTTGTTGATAAGATAGTAGGAGGAGTAATTCCAAAGAACTTTATACCTTCAGTGGAAAAAGGTATAAGAGAAGCGATGAAGAAAGGATCTCTTGCAGCATATCCAGTTGTTGATATTAGAGTTACATTGTTTGATGGTTCATATCATGAAGTTGATTCTTCAGATATTTCTTTCCAAATAGCTGCAATTCAAGCATTTAGAAAAGCGTTTGAGCAGGCAAAACCTGTATTATTGGAGCCAGTTATGGAAGTATCCGTATTTGTTCCAGATGAGAATGCTGGTGATGTAATGGGAGAAATTAGCTCAAGAAGGGGAAGACCTCATGGAATGGAGCCAGCAGGGAAAGGCATTACAAAGATCACCGCAGAAGTTCCACTTGCTGAAATGTTAGACTTTTCTGGAAGATTGTCTTCAATCACAAGCGGTAGAGGATACTTTACAATGAAGTTTTCAAAATACGATATAGTTCCACCAAATGTGCAAGAAAAAATTATTCAAGAAAGAAAACGTGAATTAGAACAAGAATAA